One genomic region from Arthrobacter pigmenti encodes:
- a CDS encoding ABC transporter permease: protein MPLADQAAPKFRQLRMKSLPRMGSSAHAAGFIIVGVIVLCAIFADVISPHNPAFADPFNKFLPMFSPCHPLGTDELGRDLLSRLIHGGRFALFVAVVPTLIALVVGGLIGLLSGYVGGFLDSFIMRVFDVMFSFPGILLALGISAALGAGTQSMLIAMVVVTVPEFGRVLRGTVLSVKEEPYIESALTLGIGHWRIAIRHVVPNILSPITVLAAMQTGNNVILAASLSFLGLGAQPPTADWGSMLGGGRGAMISAPHVATLSGLAIVILAIGFNLIGDAVRDRLDPNMQKGS, encoded by the coding sequence ATGCCACTCGCGGACCAAGCAGCGCCGAAGTTTCGGCAGTTGCGGATGAAGTCCCTGCCACGCATGGGTTCGTCGGCGCACGCCGCCGGATTCATCATCGTGGGCGTGATCGTGCTTTGTGCGATCTTCGCCGACGTTATCTCCCCGCATAACCCGGCCTTTGCGGATCCGTTCAATAAGTTCCTGCCGATGTTCAGCCCTTGCCACCCGTTGGGTACTGATGAATTGGGTCGTGACTTGCTGAGCCGTCTTATCCACGGCGGTCGGTTCGCCTTGTTTGTGGCTGTGGTGCCGACCTTGATCGCCTTGGTCGTCGGCGGGCTCATCGGGTTGCTTTCCGGTTACGTCGGCGGCTTCTTGGACTCCTTCATTATGCGCGTCTTCGATGTCATGTTCTCGTTTCCGGGGATCCTGCTGGCACTCGGCATCAGTGCTGCGCTCGGTGCGGGCACACAGTCGATGCTCATCGCGATGGTGGTCGTTACAGTTCCGGAGTTTGGTCGCGTTCTGCGAGGCACTGTGCTGAGCGTGAAGGAGGAGCCATACATCGAGTCTGCCCTCACCCTCGGTATCGGTCATTGGCGGATAGCGATTCGCCACGTCGTACCAAACATCCTGAGCCCCATCACGGTGCTCGCGGCCATGCAAACCGGTAACAACGTGATTCTGGCGGCCTCGCTCAGCTTCCTCGGCCTCGGCGCCCAGCCGCCAACGGCCGACTGGGGGTCAATGCTCGGAGGCGGTCGAGGGGCCATGATCTCGGCACCGCATGTCGCAACGCTTTCGGGTCTGGCCATTGTCATCCTCGCAATCGGTTTCAACCTCATTGGTGATGCAGTGCGCGACCGTCTCGACCCGAACATGCAGAAAGGAAGCTGA
- a CDS encoding maleate cis-trans isomerase family protein, with translation MILGWRAKIGQIRPATAIEGAEEWRSVAPTGVAFADARTIVPKVDSDGLKVMMSQVVEASRQLASSKVDLIVQCGAPGTFLEGPAADKRIKDAIFAETAVPAITMQESAVEALKAVGAKTVAIGTIYTDEVNEALAGYMEELGFKVAALEGLQMTDPYEASLHNADSAYKLGRSVYKKSGNADAILISCGTYRTFETLPYLEMDTGADVISSNQSTLWHALRTLGLKDVIPNLGRLWTAA, from the coding sequence ATGATTTTAGGTTGGCGTGCAAAGATTGGCCAGATTCGACCGGCTACGGCAATTGAGGGCGCTGAAGAGTGGCGTTCTGTCGCACCGACGGGTGTCGCGTTCGCAGATGCCCGGACAATCGTTCCGAAGGTGGACAGCGACGGGCTGAAGGTCATGATGTCGCAGGTCGTGGAGGCTTCCCGTCAGCTCGCGAGCTCGAAGGTGGACCTGATCGTGCAGTGTGGCGCACCGGGTACCTTCCTCGAAGGGCCTGCGGCCGACAAACGGATCAAGGATGCCATCTTTGCTGAGACAGCAGTTCCTGCAATCACCATGCAGGAGTCGGCGGTCGAGGCGCTCAAGGCGGTTGGGGCTAAGACAGTTGCCATTGGCACCATCTATACCGACGAGGTAAACGAGGCACTGGCCGGATATATGGAGGAACTCGGGTTTAAGGTCGCAGCGCTCGAGGGGCTGCAGATGACTGATCCGTATGAGGCCAGCCTGCACAACGCAGACAGCGCCTACAAGCTGGGCCGTTCAGTATACAAAAAATCGGGTAACGCCGATGCCATCCTCATCAGCTGCGGCACGTACCGCACTTTTGAGACGCTGCCCTACCTTGAGATGGATACCGGCGCCGACGTGATTAGCAGCAATCAATCCACGTTGTGGCATGCGCTGCGCACCTTAGGGCTAAAGGACGTCATACCGAATCTGGGCCGCCTGTGGACAGCTGCCTGA
- a CDS encoding IclR family transcriptional regulator, which produces MTTSATPSEATTSNGLYHNETVQVVDQALVVLKDVCGSSEPRGVRELSRDLGYSKSTVQRILSSLFVAGLVSVDEASRKYTVGPAALTLAWQYTTSSNLVSAAAGIAEALAVKTGETVSVSTLTDNKRVTVYEAESPHQLRLSTGVGRPHSLLAGATSRVLLSLLTPEERKLAIERAISEGVAEGRHQVEPAELEERVQVAAVERMAISHGEWIDGAVGLSVPIGRHGDDLAALSIYGPAIRISEETVSEFITALSEAAKTIQMAWRG; this is translated from the coding sequence ATGACTACCTCTGCCACCCCAAGCGAGGCAACAACCTCAAACGGTTTGTATCACAATGAGACCGTCCAGGTCGTGGATCAGGCGCTGGTCGTCTTGAAGGATGTCTGCGGCAGCTCCGAACCGCGCGGGGTTCGCGAGCTCAGCCGCGACCTTGGTTACAGCAAGAGCACGGTGCAGCGCATTCTCTCCTCCCTGTTCGTGGCTGGCCTGGTGAGCGTGGACGAAGCGTCGCGGAAGTACACCGTCGGGCCGGCTGCTCTAACGCTCGCCTGGCAATACACCACTAGCAGCAACTTGGTGAGTGCGGCGGCCGGGATTGCCGAGGCTCTCGCGGTGAAAACCGGCGAGACAGTCAGCGTGTCAACGTTGACGGACAACAAGCGCGTCACGGTCTATGAGGCGGAGAGCCCACACCAGTTGAGGTTGAGCACGGGCGTTGGTCGTCCGCACTCCTTGCTCGCAGGTGCCACCAGCCGCGTGTTGCTCAGTCTTCTTACCCCCGAGGAACGCAAGCTCGCCATCGAGCGCGCAATCTCCGAGGGCGTCGCAGAGGGTCGCCATCAGGTGGAACCCGCTGAGCTTGAGGAGCGGGTGCAAGTTGCCGCGGTCGAGCGAATGGCCATAAGCCACGGTGAATGGATCGATGGGGCAGTCGGGTTGTCGGTTCCCATCGGTCGGCACGGCGATGACCTTGCCGCCCTCAGCATTTATGGCCCCGCAATTCGGATTTCCGAAGAAACAGTTAGCGAGTTCATCACCGCACTGTCGGAGGCCGCAAAGACCATACAAATGGCCTGGCGCGGCTAA
- a CDS encoding aldehyde dehydrogenase family protein, with product MNVLESLISGRWESAAPGGDVLERSSPFAPGAVEFVIPDVSTDQLDKTIATAHHAQAEWCAMSVVEQADALRSAAAAMRANVEPLASVLVAEVGKTKSEAIGEIQNAARVFEFHSGSVMRERGVVVKSARAHTHVMVEWEPVGVVGAITPWNFPVNLTAVKMAPALAAGNAFVIKPSSEAAATTTALIRLVAPLFPSGLLSIVNGGGTVGRAVVDHSGIDAITFTGSTAVGRQVAATAAARGVPFQCEMGGRNSIVIMESADLDVAVPAAVASAYRMAGQKCTAASSLVVDESIVEDVIERITAELATDSMVLGDPREASTVIGPLISTTAVDHVTKAVEEAVAAGATLCWPPDGKLTVDELEGSFIRPVLITGTTPDMDIAREEVFGPVLTIVPVASVVEASEAVNAAGYGLVSSIFTKDLAEAMTFSGLAKAGTVLVNQPTTGLDFHIQFGGWGLSGQGPTEQSDSALRAYMRPKTRYLSWTDPTTLTGGK from the coding sequence ATGAATGTCTTGGAAAGCCTGATCTCCGGTCGATGGGAGAGCGCCGCGCCCGGCGGCGACGTGCTGGAACGCAGCTCGCCGTTCGCGCCGGGCGCCGTGGAGTTCGTCATACCCGACGTCTCGACGGACCAGCTCGATAAAACGATAGCCACGGCCCATCATGCGCAAGCCGAGTGGTGCGCCATGTCAGTTGTTGAGCAGGCTGACGCATTGAGGAGTGCGGCCGCGGCGATGAGGGCCAACGTTGAACCCCTAGCCTCCGTTCTGGTAGCTGAAGTCGGAAAGACCAAGTCTGAAGCGATCGGCGAGATTCAGAACGCCGCACGTGTATTCGAGTTTCACTCTGGCTCGGTGATGCGGGAGCGCGGGGTCGTGGTGAAATCTGCTCGAGCACATACTCACGTCATGGTTGAGTGGGAGCCGGTCGGCGTGGTGGGAGCGATCACTCCGTGGAATTTCCCGGTCAACCTCACCGCAGTCAAGATGGCTCCGGCGCTGGCTGCGGGAAATGCATTCGTCATCAAGCCGTCGTCGGAGGCGGCGGCTACGACGACGGCACTCATTCGCCTGGTGGCACCGCTCTTCCCTAGCGGTTTGCTCAGCATAGTAAACGGAGGTGGAACTGTCGGTCGTGCCGTAGTTGACCACTCCGGCATCGACGCCATCACCTTCACTGGTTCCACTGCTGTCGGACGCCAGGTCGCCGCGACCGCCGCTGCACGCGGCGTACCGTTCCAGTGTGAGATGGGCGGACGCAACAGCATCGTCATTATGGAAAGCGCCGATCTCGATGTCGCGGTTCCTGCAGCTGTCGCCAGTGCGTACCGCATGGCCGGTCAGAAGTGCACGGCTGCCAGCTCCCTCGTTGTCGACGAGTCCATCGTCGAGGATGTTATCGAACGCATAACCGCGGAACTGGCGACCGACAGTATGGTTCTAGGCGATCCCCGCGAGGCCTCGACGGTCATAGGCCCACTGATAAGTACAACGGCTGTCGACCACGTGACCAAAGCGGTTGAGGAGGCGGTGGCCGCCGGGGCGACCCTATGTTGGCCACCCGACGGCAAGCTGACCGTCGATGAACTAGAAGGTTCGTTCATACGGCCGGTGCTCATCACCGGCACGACCCCGGATATGGATATCGCGAGAGAAGAAGTTTTTGGTCCGGTGCTCACCATCGTGCCCGTTGCCTCTGTGGTTGAGGCGAGTGAGGCGGTAAATGCGGCCGGCTACGGCCTAGTGTCGTCCATCTTCACAAAGGACCTCGCAGAGGCGATGACGTTCAGCGGCCTGGCCAAAGCAGGCACCGTCCTGGTGAATCAGCCGACAACCGGTCTCGACTTCCATATCCAATTCGGCGGTTGGGGACTGTCCGGTCAGGGTCCAACAGAGCAGTCTGACAGCGCTTTACGCGCCTATATGCGACCGAAAACGCGATACCTCTCCTGGACTGATCCGACTACCCTGACTGGAGGTAAGTGA
- a CDS encoding muconolactone Delta-isomerase: MEFLVNIRINLPHDMPEAEHDNLVVTERAMAAERAKSGNLLRMWRVPGRRENWGLWNAKDSTELHEILSALPVWPWMDLTVHPLAVHPVDPANQHQ; this comes from the coding sequence ATGGAATTTCTTGTCAATATACGAATCAATCTCCCACACGACATGCCGGAGGCCGAGCACGACAATCTAGTCGTAACCGAACGAGCCATGGCAGCCGAGCGGGCAAAGTCCGGCAACCTCCTGCGTATGTGGCGGGTACCCGGCCGCCGCGAGAACTGGGGGCTATGGAATGCGAAAGACTCCACGGAACTGCATGAGATTCTCTCGGCGCTGCCGGTCTGGCCTTGGATGGACCTCACGGTCCACCCGCTTGCCGTCCACCCGGTCGATCCCGCCAACCAGCATCAGTAG
- a CDS encoding dipeptidase, with translation MLLIDALQFSKPSRERFEEWRAGNLSAVHVTTAIWENSTETMREIGRWHRLFEEHSDIISPARTVADIEDAAASGRTAVILGFQNSTPFESDLDLVGAFREAGVRIAQLTYNTQNSAGAGCWEDDNAGLSRTYGKNLIKEMNDVGMMVDVSHCNERTILETFEASEKPVAITHANPIDVVGMDVELPFRNKSTQVLKEMAVQGGVIGLSMYPRIAPKGEDCTIDDFIDMIKWTVDLVGIEHVAFGSDFYMGHADEEILWWRQGRWSRSSMVPVSGFVEFPEWFDSSRGYPLMLERMAQAGFAEREVAAIAGGNWSRIFAQNFGS, from the coding sequence ATGCTGCTTATCGACGCTTTACAATTCAGCAAGCCATCACGCGAGCGGTTTGAAGAATGGCGTGCGGGGAATCTGTCCGCAGTCCATGTCACTACGGCTATCTGGGAAAACTCCACAGAGACGATGCGCGAAATCGGGCGCTGGCACCGTCTGTTCGAAGAGCATTCAGACATCATTTCCCCCGCTCGCACGGTCGCCGACATCGAGGACGCTGCGGCTTCCGGACGCACTGCCGTAATACTGGGATTTCAGAACTCCACCCCGTTTGAGAGTGACCTCGATCTTGTCGGGGCCTTCCGTGAAGCGGGGGTGCGTATCGCCCAACTCACGTACAACACGCAGAACTCGGCCGGGGCGGGATGCTGGGAGGACGACAACGCAGGCCTCTCCCGTACCTACGGCAAGAACCTCATTAAGGAAATGAACGATGTCGGCATGATGGTCGATGTCTCACATTGCAACGAGCGAACCATTCTGGAGACTTTTGAGGCTTCAGAGAAGCCGGTCGCGATTACCCACGCAAACCCTATCGACGTCGTGGGGATGGATGTCGAGCTTCCATTCCGCAACAAGTCCACTCAAGTGCTCAAGGAAATGGCGGTGCAGGGTGGCGTCATCGGTCTCAGCATGTACCCACGCATTGCTCCCAAGGGAGAAGACTGCACGATCGATGACTTCATCGACATGATCAAGTGGACGGTCGACCTCGTCGGGATCGAGCATGTCGCCTTCGGTTCAGACTTTTACATGGGGCACGCTGACGAGGAGATCTTGTGGTGGCGCCAGGGTCGCTGGAGCCGGTCCTCGATGGTGCCTGTCTCCGGCTTCGTCGAGTTCCCCGAATGGTTCGACTCTTCGCGCGGCTATCCCCTCATGCTTGAGCGGATGGCGCAGGCCGGATTCGCCGAGCGGGAGGTCGCCGCAATCGCCGGCGGTAACTGGTCCCGCATCTTCGCCCAGAACTTCGGTTCCTAG
- a CDS encoding ABC transporter substrate-binding protein, with the protein MSKSSYSPVNKAGLVSLALVPLLLGGCAADNGESASEGNTTAVRLALDWTSYVGYHSPLVLADDKGYFAEEGLKVDFNLTAGSKDGVLAVGTDQADIGWVDLSTASVSMLAEVPIQAVATVQEKNATGLTVLEGTTLESPADVRGLRIGSTPGGSDSTLIPAFLEANDIDESDVTIVNLPANGKLASLITGDVDAISGQVYYYTAQLKTQGEAPHGLLYSDAGLDVLDHGFIASKAFIDSDPEEITGFLAAYRKALAETMADPEAACDLTVARSEGALTQEGCVAELIEWLDLVFDPESETWASNDPEVWENTVSVLKTYGGAEGDVAVSDMFTNELVEAAN; encoded by the coding sequence ATGTCAAAGTCGTCATATTCACCCGTAAACAAAGCCGGCCTCGTTTCGCTGGCCCTAGTCCCTCTACTGCTCGGAGGATGCGCAGCAGACAATGGGGAAAGTGCCAGTGAGGGCAATACAACGGCCGTGCGTCTCGCGCTCGACTGGACCAGTTACGTCGGTTATCACTCCCCGTTAGTCCTCGCCGATGACAAGGGATACTTCGCAGAGGAGGGACTGAAGGTAGACTTCAACCTCACCGCTGGTTCGAAGGACGGCGTCCTCGCGGTGGGAACCGACCAGGCTGACATTGGGTGGGTCGATCTTTCGACAGCGTCCGTCTCGATGCTGGCCGAAGTGCCAATCCAGGCTGTCGCCACGGTGCAGGAAAAGAATGCGACTGGTCTCACCGTACTTGAGGGAACCACGCTCGAATCCCCTGCAGATGTTCGTGGACTTCGCATTGGCAGTACGCCAGGCGGCTCGGACTCTACCCTGATACCCGCATTCCTGGAAGCCAACGATATCGACGAGTCCGACGTGACCATCGTCAACCTACCTGCCAACGGCAAACTTGCATCCTTGATCACCGGCGACGTCGACGCCATCAGCGGTCAGGTCTACTACTACACGGCCCAGCTCAAAACGCAGGGCGAAGCACCGCATGGCCTGCTGTACTCGGACGCCGGGCTTGACGTTCTCGACCACGGATTCATTGCAAGCAAGGCCTTCATAGACAGCGATCCCGAAGAGATTACCGGCTTCCTTGCTGCATACCGCAAAGCGCTCGCAGAGACCATGGCCGACCCGGAGGCCGCCTGTGATCTGACAGTCGCACGTTCAGAAGGAGCACTGACGCAAGAGGGCTGCGTTGCTGAGTTGATTGAGTGGCTCGATTTGGTCTTCGATCCTGAGAGTGAAACCTGGGCGAGTAACGACCCAGAAGTTTGGGAGAACACGGTCAGTGTGCTGAAGACTTACGGCGGCGCCGAGGGCGATGTTGCTGTTTCGGACATGTTCACCAACGAACTGGTGGAGGCTGCCAACTAA
- a CDS encoding ABC transporter permease subunit, whose product MRRLAAAPGVAPAIMLIGLLVLWDAAVRIFDIPAFLLPSPISVAESGLENAELLWRHSAVTLVETLIGFALSAVVGILLAVIMVASPSVGRALYPILVGSQVIPKVAIAPLAVVWIGTGMVTASLIAFVMAFFPVVVNATQGLNSVSDGSRHLLQSMRATKWQEFRYLRFPTALPHIITGLQLAIAFAIVGAIVGEFVGSNSGLGYLLIVTQGNLRTDLLFADLIVLTVMGLVLYYGVELIGKLVLRRR is encoded by the coding sequence GTGCGCAGGCTGGCTGCTGCGCCGGGGGTCGCCCCGGCCATTATGTTGATTGGATTGCTCGTGCTCTGGGATGCCGCAGTGCGCATCTTTGACATTCCCGCGTTCCTGCTTCCGTCTCCTATTTCGGTGGCGGAGTCTGGCCTCGAGAATGCCGAGCTGCTGTGGAGGCATTCTGCGGTGACTTTGGTCGAAACCCTGATCGGTTTCGCACTCAGCGCGGTCGTCGGAATCTTGCTGGCAGTCATCATGGTTGCGTCGCCGTCGGTTGGGCGCGCGCTATACCCGATCCTCGTCGGTTCGCAGGTGATACCGAAGGTTGCCATCGCTCCGCTCGCAGTCGTGTGGATCGGTACTGGAATGGTGACCGCATCGCTGATCGCTTTCGTTATGGCCTTTTTCCCAGTGGTCGTTAACGCCACACAGGGTTTAAATTCGGTAAGCGACGGTTCGCGTCACCTTTTGCAGTCCATGCGTGCGACCAAGTGGCAGGAGTTTCGCTATCTGCGTTTCCCGACCGCGCTCCCTCACATCATCACCGGGTTGCAACTCGCGATCGCATTCGCGATCGTGGGCGCCATTGTTGGGGAGTTCGTCGGCAGCAACTCCGGTCTCGGTTACTTGCTGATCGTCACGCAGGGCAACCTTCGCACTGACCTGCTGTTCGCGGATCTCATCGTGCTGACTGTGATGGGGCTTGTCCTGTACTACGGTGTGGAACTGATCGGCAAGCTCGTTCTCCGTCGCCGATAA
- a CDS encoding lyase family protein has protein sequence MARFCWNETCSLGERKVPARAYWGISTLFAAENFPLSGRTIGSMRSQLWGFGAIKATAARTNEKLGLLESARSTAIRAASLEVMDGLLDEHFVVDRIQGGAGTSTNLNVNEIVANRGLELVGETKGDYAAPHPAA, from the coding sequence CTGGCAAGGTTTTGCTGGAACGAGACATGCAGCCTAGGGGAGCGGAAAGTTCCTGCCAGAGCGTACTGGGGCATCAGTACCCTGTTTGCAGCCGAGAACTTCCCGCTAAGTGGACGAACGATCGGCAGCATGCGGTCGCAGTTGTGGGGCTTTGGTGCAATCAAGGCTACAGCTGCTCGAACGAACGAGAAGCTGGGTTTGCTGGAGTCGGCGCGCTCGACGGCCATCCGGGCGGCGTCTTTGGAGGTGATGGACGGACTGCTCGATGAGCACTTTGTTGTGGATCGCATCCAAGGTGGTGCCGGAACCAGCACCAATTTGAACGTGAATGAGATCGTTGCAAACCGCGGGCTAGAACTGGTGGGTGAGACCAAGGGCGACTATGCGGCCCCGCATCCTGCAGCGTGA
- a CDS encoding MFS transporter gives MVNIHAQERVDQKGLRKSVTAGSIGVFVHWFEWAIYAYLASTIAVIFFPEQDATAALLSVFAVFAISFGVRPLGALLFGTLGDRIGRKKTLSIVILSMSAATLVVGLLPTYDAIGIWAPVLLIAARVVQGLAAGGEFGSAAAFLAEYSPRKRRGFGVSWLEFGSLLGFLAASLVVFLLTSVLSEEAILAGGWRIPFLIAVPLGIVGFYIRTKIEDTPEFLSLEQLNNVPQSPVKEVFKRNRKQLLQMSGLEIMMHVTFYVVLVYLLTYQEVVLGFDAGTAALLSTVASIAGLILVPICGAASDRYGRRPVLIIAAVSLIVLAVPLFLVMGSGAAWAGVVGTLGLGIILAIILGVHAAAAAELFPTRTRQTGLSLAYSVTAAIFAGTVPYFLTWLIAETGNTLMPAFYLVIVGIIGLVAVLSMKETKGIDLLQGDDLASVKQ, from the coding sequence ATGGTGAACATTCATGCACAGGAACGGGTCGATCAGAAGGGCTTGCGCAAGAGCGTCACGGCCGGCTCGATCGGTGTTTTTGTCCACTGGTTCGAGTGGGCAATCTACGCCTATCTCGCCTCAACGATCGCTGTAATCTTCTTCCCCGAGCAGGATGCCACCGCGGCCTTGCTTTCGGTGTTCGCGGTCTTCGCGATCTCCTTCGGTGTCCGCCCACTCGGGGCGCTGCTTTTCGGCACGCTGGGTGATCGGATCGGAAGGAAGAAAACCCTCTCAATTGTCATTCTCTCCATGTCGGCGGCCACACTGGTTGTCGGCCTCCTGCCTACCTACGACGCCATCGGCATCTGGGCACCGGTCCTCCTGATTGCGGCACGCGTTGTGCAGGGCCTCGCGGCCGGAGGTGAGTTCGGAAGCGCCGCAGCGTTCCTGGCCGAATACTCACCGCGCAAGCGGCGCGGATTTGGTGTCAGCTGGCTGGAGTTTGGCAGCCTCCTGGGCTTCCTGGCTGCTTCCCTGGTGGTCTTCCTGCTGACGTCGGTCCTCTCTGAGGAAGCCATCCTGGCAGGTGGTTGGCGTATTCCGTTTCTGATCGCTGTCCCGCTTGGAATCGTAGGCTTCTACATCCGAACCAAGATTGAGGACACCCCCGAGTTCCTCTCCCTCGAACAGCTCAATAATGTTCCCCAAAGTCCCGTCAAGGAGGTCTTCAAGCGGAACCGCAAGCAGCTGCTGCAGATGAGCGGGCTGGAGATCATGATGCACGTAACGTTCTACGTGGTACTTGTCTACCTCCTTACCTACCAGGAAGTTGTGCTGGGATTTGACGCCGGCACTGCCGCACTTCTGTCGACCGTCGCGTCAATTGCTGGCTTGATTCTGGTTCCCATCTGCGGGGCTGCATCGGATCGCTACGGACGTCGTCCTGTGCTGATCATCGCGGCTGTCTCACTGATCGTCCTGGCAGTCCCTCTCTTCCTGGTGATGGGGTCGGGTGCCGCGTGGGCCGGAGTCGTCGGAACGCTCGGACTCGGAATCATCCTGGCGATCATCCTCGGTGTGCATGCTGCCGCAGCCGCTGAACTGTTCCCGACTCGTACTCGTCAGACCGGACTGTCCCTGGCCTACAGCGTCACAGCGGCCATCTTCGCGGGCACCGTTCCGTACTTCTTGACCTGGCTTATAGCCGAGACCGGAAACACCCTGATGCCCGCCTTCTACCTGGTGATCGTCGGCATCATCGGGTTGGTTGCGGTGCTGAGCATGAAGGAAACCAAGGGCATCGACCTGCTTCAGGGTGATGATCTGGCCTCGGTGAAGCAGTAA
- a CDS encoding aspartate ammonia-lyase, with product MTSQESTSTGNFRFERDSLGEREVPADAYWGISTLRAVENFPISGRTIGSMRSMLWGFGAIKAAAARTNERLDLLEPERSKAIQAASREVMDGLLDDHFVVDRIQGGAGTSTNMNVNEVVANRGLELMGRAKGEYPALHPIDDVNRSQSTNDTYPTAIKIALQRELMILCDEHERLSDAFAAKAEEFADIIKVGRTQLQDAVPMTLGQEFGAFAETLREDRKRLLELLPHLRESNLGATAIGTGITAPPAYREAVIVELNELTGMQLISATDLVEATSDTGVFMLVSGVLKRAAVKLSKICNDLRLLSSGPQTGFGEIFLPAVQAGSSIMPGKVNPVIPEMVNQVAFRVVGADATVTMAVEAGQLQLNAFEPVIADALLESLDWLTAACRQLRTHCVEGIRANTAVLQQRMLESISVVTGLAPLIGYAAAADLAKEALASNRTIASLAVERGLLDEQRLSLALSPSSLAGLG from the coding sequence ATGACAAGCCAAGAGTCAACGTCGACCGGCAATTTTCGGTTTGAGCGGGACAGCCTCGGGGAGCGGGAAGTTCCCGCCGATGCGTATTGGGGTATCAGCACCTTGCGGGCTGTGGAGAATTTCCCGATCAGCGGACGCACGATCGGCAGTATGCGGTCGATGCTGTGGGGCTTCGGTGCCATCAAGGCAGCCGCTGCTCGTACCAACGAGAGGCTGGACCTGTTGGAGCCGGAGCGGTCGAAGGCCATCCAGGCGGCATCCCGTGAGGTGATGGACGGGCTGCTGGATGACCATTTCGTTGTCGATCGTATTCAGGGTGGGGCTGGGACCAGCACCAACATGAACGTCAATGAGGTGGTGGCGAACCGCGGCCTGGAGCTAATGGGCCGGGCCAAAGGGGAATACCCGGCGCTGCATCCGATAGACGATGTGAATCGCAGCCAGTCGACCAACGACACCTACCCGACGGCCATCAAGATCGCCCTGCAGCGCGAGTTAATGATCCTCTGCGACGAGCACGAGCGGCTCAGCGACGCGTTCGCGGCGAAGGCTGAGGAGTTCGCAGACATCATTAAGGTTGGGCGAACCCAACTGCAGGACGCTGTGCCGATGACCCTGGGTCAGGAGTTCGGGGCCTTCGCGGAAACCCTTCGTGAGGACCGGAAGCGCCTGCTTGAGTTGTTGCCGCATCTGCGGGAGTCCAACCTTGGCGCCACCGCCATTGGAACCGGAATCACCGCACCACCTGCCTACCGTGAAGCCGTGATCGTGGAACTCAATGAGCTGACCGGAATGCAGCTCATCTCCGCTACCGACCTGGTGGAGGCCACCAGCGACACCGGTGTGTTCATGTTGGTATCGGGCGTCCTTAAGCGGGCTGCGGTGAAGCTGTCGAAGATCTGCAACGACCTGCGGCTGTTGTCCTCGGGTCCGCAGACCGGTTTCGGCGAGATTTTCCTCCCCGCCGTTCAGGCAGGATCGTCCATCATGCCGGGAAAGGTCAACCCTGTTATCCCGGAGATGGTGAATCAAGTGGCTTTCAGGGTGGTAGGTGCGGACGCGACAGTGACGATGGCTGTGGAGGCGGGGCAGCTTCAGCTCAATGCCTTCGAACCAGTCATTGCCGACGCACTGCTCGAATCTCTCGACTGGCTTACCGCGGCATGCCGCCAACTGCGCACCCACTGTGTGGAAGGAATCCGGGCGAACACGGCGGTCCTGCAACAGCGCATGCTCGAGTCGATCAGCGTTGTCACCGGCCTTGCGCCGTTGATCGGTTATGCGGCAGCAGCTGACCTCGCGAAGGAAGCACTCGCCAGCAATCGGACCATCGCATCCCTGGCGGTGGAGCGTGGCCTGTTGGACGAACAGCGCCTATCCCTCGCGCTGTCGCCGAGCAGCCTGGCGGGGTTGGGCTAG